One Osmerus mordax isolate fOsmMor3 chromosome 16, fOsmMor3.pri, whole genome shotgun sequence genomic window carries:
- the vipr1a gene encoding vasoactive intestinal polypeptide receptor, whose amino-acid sequence MDVSLSLFVLTLSCTFGTMHSLQMCDIMMEIERERDECLSQMENMTSGCSGMWDKVACWPSARVGKVVTIPCPKYFTYFTNHFHMGNLSKTCTIDGWSEINPDSYALDCGYNPNSTTGEEAGKFYWAVKVGYTIGHSVSLISLTIAIIILCTFRKLHCTRNYIHMNLFVSFILKAIAVFIKDVVLYEVGESDNCQPGPVGCKVVIVFFQYGIMASYFWLLVEGLYLHALLAVSFFSEKKYFWWYILIGWGVPAVFITAWVITKAYSNDMGCWDTIDNHAWWIVKTPILATILVNFILFICIIRILRQKINCRDIGRKESNQYSRLAKSTLLLIPLFGINYIIFAFIPDDIHPRLRLVFDLILGSFQGFGVAVLYCFLNGEAQAEIKRKWRRWLLQRLLGADIKYQQPSLGSNGNNFSTQITMLTKCSPITRRASDCQDDLSSI is encoded by the exons ATGGATGTTTCATTAAGTTTGTTCGTTTTAACATTGTCCTGCACCTTTGGAACG ATGCACAGCCTGCAGATGTGTGACATCATGATGGAgattgagagggaaagagacgaaTGCCTGTCTCAAATGGAAAACATGACATCAG GTTGCAGTGGGATGTGGGACAAGGTGGCCTGCTGGCCCAGTGCAAGAGTGGGAAAAGTAGTCACCATCCCTTGTCCCAAGTACTTTACCTACTTTACTAACCATTTCCACATGG GTAATCTGTCAAAGACCTGCACTATAGACGGCTGGTCCGAGATCAACCCAGACTCTTATGCGTTGGATTGTGGATACAATCCGAATAGTACCACAGGTGAAGAGGCG GGAAAGTTCTACTGGGCGGTCAAAGTAGGTTATACCATCGGCCACAGTGTTTCGCTCATCTCCCTCACCATCGCCATCATTATACTGTGCACTTTCAG GAAGTTACATTGTACAAGGAACTACATCCACATGAACCTGTTTGTCTCCTTCATACTGAAAGCCATTGCCGTGTTCATTAAGGATGTGGTTCTGTATGAAGTTGGGGAGTCTGATAACTGCCAACCAGGGCCG GTGGGCTGCAAGGTGGTGATCGTGTTCTTCCAGTATGGTATCATGGCCAGCTATTTCTGGCTCCTGGTGGAGGGTCTGTACCTTCACGCCCTGTTGGCCGTCTCATTCTTCTCTGAGAAGAAGTACTTCTGGTGGTATATTCTGATAGGGTGGG GTGTTCCAGCTGTCTTTATTACTGCGTGGGTGATAACTAAAGCTTATTCAAATGATATGGG ATGCTGGGATACAATTGACAACCATGCCTGGTGGATCGTTAAAACGCCAATCTTAGCAACCATACTT GTGAACTTCATTCTCTTCATCTGTATCATCCGGATACTGCGCCAGAAGATAAATTGTCGAGACATAGGAAGAAAGGAATCTAATCAGTACTC GAGACTGGCAAAGTCGACATTGCTCCTGATACCTCTATTTGGGATCAACTACATAATATTTGCCTTCATTCCTGATGACATACACCCACGACTGAGACTGGTCTTCGACCTTATTCTGGGGTCTTTTCAG GGTTTTGGAGTGGCAGTCTTGTATTGCTTCTTAAATGGAGAG gcACAGGCTGAGATTAAGCGTAAGTGGCGCAGGTGGCTCCTGCAGAGGTTACTGGGTGCCGACATTAAGTATCAGCAGCCCTCTCTGGGCAGCAACGGCAACAACTTCAGCACCCAGATCACAATGCTGACTAAGTGCAGCCCCATCACACGCAGGGCCTCGGACTGCCAAGATGACCTTTCATCTATCTGA